The DNA sequence AGCACTTTCCCTTCCGCGTTTACCGCCTTTAGCATGTTAACGATGTCTTTGGTCCGGGGTTTTTCAAGTGTAAAATCTTCAACGAGAATGCACTGTTGGTTCTGAAACCTGTCTGCGAGTGCACTGTGAAGTCCAAGGTGGCGAACCCGTTTCGGCGTAGCCTGTCGGTAACTGCGCGGTTTCGGACCGAACGCGACACCGCCATGTACTCGATTTGGTGCCTTGGCGTGTCCGACCCGTGCTCTACCTGTTCCTTTTTGGCGGTAGAGTTTTCTCCCACTGCCTTTCACTTCACTCCGGGTTTTAGTTGATGCGGTGCCTTGCCTCTGATTCGCGAGGTAAGCAACGACACACTGGTGAATGACAGGACCATTCACTTCAGCCTCGGTGAACGCATCGGCTAATTCCTTTTCTCGGAGGACTCCCCCAGATATGTTGTGTACGTCTAAGGTTGACATATTTTCCTCTTTTAATGGTTATCGGTTGTCAGTCGTCAGTTAAGGGGTTTTCTGTGGCAATCTTTGCTGCTGTTAGCGTATTCCAGGTTTGTGAAGATTGTTGCAAAGACCGCTTTAACTGAAAATTGATAGTTGATAACTATTAAATCAGTGATTTAGATGCTTTTCTTACCAGCAGCAACCCATTGGGGGGTCCCGGAACAGCCCCTTTAACCACCAATAAATTGCGCTCAGGATCGGCTTGGATCACGGACAAGTTTTGAACGGTATGCCGTTTGGCGCCGTGGCGTCCCGCCATCCGTTTTCCTTTAAAGACTCGGGAGGGGGTCGCACTTGCGCCAATGGAGCCAGGTCTGCGCAAATCTTGCTCGCCACCGTGGCTTTTCCTACCACCCGCGAAATTCCAACGTCTCACCACCCCAGAGAAACCACGTCCCTTTGAGGTGCCTGTCACGTCAACAAGTTCACCCTCTGAAAAAACGCTTGCATCGACAATGCTTCCGACAGATACGTCATCAAGGCTCTGGACCCGAAATTCCCGAAGCACAAATGTGGGTTCAACGTCGGCTTTGGCGAAGTGTCCTCGTTTAGGACGATTCATGCGGCTCTCTTTTTGCTCTCCGAAACCCAATTGAACTGCCTGATATCCATCTTTTTCTTGCGTTTTGAGCTGGACAATGGGACAGGGACCTGCTTGGATGACGGTAACAGGGACCGCTTTACCTGAGTCCTCAAAGACTTGTGTCATGCCGATTTTGCGGCCGATAATTCCATTAACCATTTTCTTTCGCCTTTTGTGAATGATTGAATCTGTGTATCGTTGCCCTCTAAACATACCACCTTAGAGAGTTTCAAGAAGAAATGCCTCTTAACACCTCAGTGGCTGTAATGTCTATAGGTCCAGATTCCCAGAGTTAGAGAAGCGTAATTTTAACATCGACCCCTGCGGGCAGATCCAAACCCATCAAGGCATGAACAGTTTTAGGTGTCGTCTCTAAGATATCCAGCAGACGTTTATGAATCCGCATCTCAAATTGTTCACGCGACTTCTTGTCTTTAAACGTTGAACGTTGAACGGTATAGATATGCTTTTTCGTCGGCAATGGAATTGGACCCGAGACAGCTGCCCCTGTGCGTTTCGCAGTTTCTGCTATCTGTTTTGACGACAGGTCTAACAACCGATAGTCAAATGCCTTGAGCCGGATGCGAATTTTTTGATTGTCCATCTTTTCGTATCGCCTTCATCAAACAGGGAAGTCTTGTTAGCTTACAGCTTGATGCTGATACAAGGACTGCCCTGTGTTGATTACTTAAAAAGGGCGGCGCGTCAGCACCGCCCAATCGTTTTATTCAATAATTTTGGAGACAACACCGGCACCGACTGTCTGTCCACCTTCACGGATTGCGAATCGGAGTTGCTCTTCCATCGCAATCGGTTTAGAAAGTTTTACAGTGATCTGTGCGTTGTCGCCAGGCATAATCATTTCAATGCCTTCCGGGAGGTTCATCTCTCCGGTTACGTCGGTTGTTCGGAAATAGAACTGCGGTCTGTATCCGCTAAAGAACGGATTCCAGCGTCCACCTTCATCTTTTGTGAGAATGTAGGCTTCGGCTTCAAATTGGGTATGGGGCGTAACCGTCCCAGGGATTGCCAAAACTTGTCCGCGTTCGACGTCATCGCGTTCAACACCACGCAAGAGGGCACCGAGGTTATCGCCGGCTTGACCCTCGTTGAGGCTCTTGTTAAACATCTCAACCCCTGTAACGACGGTGTCTTGTGTTTCACGTAACCCCACGATTTCAACGGTGTTTCCGATTTCAACGGTTCCCCGTTCAACCCTACCGGTGACAACGGTTCCACGTCCGCTGATGGTGAAGATATCTTCAATCGGCATCAGGAAGGGACGATCGGTATCGCGAACCGGTTCTGGGATGTATTCATCAACAGCTGCCATGAGTTCAAGAATGGGTTGGCATGCTTCATGCCCGGGATCACCACCGGATTCCATGGCGTCAAGCGCGGAACCTATGACGATAGGAATATCGTCGCCGGGGAAGTCATAATCGCTGAGCAATTCGCGAACTTCCAATTCGACGAGTTCCAGCAGCTCTTCGTCATCCACCATGTCAGCCTTGTTCAGGAAGACGACGAGCGAAGGCACGTTCACCTGTCGCGCCAATAGCACGTGCTCACGTGTCTGAGGCATGGGTCCGTCAGCGGCGGATACCACCAGAATCGCACCGTCCATCTGTGCCGCACCGGTAATCATATTCTTGATATAGTCGGCGTGTCCGGGGCAATCAACGTGTGCGTAATGCCGGTTATCGGTTTCATACTCAACGTGTGCTGTATTAATGGTAATACCACGTTCTTTTTCTTCGGGTGCCTTATCAATTTCATCATACTCCATGACGTAGTCTGCGTCAGCGAGTTTCGAGAGCACCATCGTAATTGCTGCTGTCAGCGTTGTCTTACCGTGGTCAACGTGGCCAATTGTTCCAACATTGACGTGGGGTTTAGTCCTTTCAAACGTTTCCTTAGCCATTTTTTCCGAGCTCCACTAAAAGTTTATTGTTATATTGGTTATCAGAGGGAATGGTTCTCGGTTCGGGTTGCTACACAACCCTTTCAGTTATCAGTTACAAGAGGCGTTGGGCAACAATTCACCCTTGTGGGAATATTCCAAATTGGCGAAGATTGTTACAAGAAACCCTCTTAACTAACAACCGACAACTATTAACTCTGAAAACTATTAAAATCTTGTGTCCGCTTGTCGGAAATGTGAACACTCCAACAGTTCAGACACCTTGAAAACTACTTAACGATTCGCTGATGAAATTAAATCTTCCATCACGCTTGTTGGGACTTCGTTATAATGTGCAAACTCCATAGAGTAATTGGCTCTACCCTGTGTGAGTGACCTAAGTGTTTTGACATACCCAAACATTTCTGAAAGCGGGACATCAACACGAATAACTTGAATACGAGATTTCGCTTGCGTTTCGGTTTCACGTATCTGAGAACGCCGTGAATTCAGGTCGCCTATGACCTTACCGAGGTATTCGTCGGGAACAATAACTTCAACGTCCATAATCGGTTCGAGAAGCATCGGTGTAGCACGCTTTAGTGCGTCTTTAAACGCCATAGAACCTGCTATGGAGAACGCCATTTCTGATGAATCTACGGCGTGATGTGAACCGTCTACGAGTCTGACTAACACATCAACCACCGGATAGCCTGCTAAGACTCCTATGTTCATCGCGTTCTCAATGCCTTTCTGCACTGCGGGGATGTATTCTTGCGGAATAACGCCACCTTTGGTTTCATCAATGAATTCAAAGCCTGATCCTTTTTCAAGGGGTTCGACCTCGATCGTAACGTCTCCAAATTGACCTCTACCCCCGGATTGACGCACGAAACGTTTCCTGGATTTAACGGCTTTACGGATCGTTTCCCGATAGGCGACTTGCGGATTGCCAACATTCGCCGAGACGTTAAACTCGCGCACGAGTCTATCAACGATGATTTCGAGATGAAGTTCACCCATACCGGACAATAATGTTTGTCCTGTTTCGCTGTCTTGATGCACTTTAAAGGTCGGATCTTCTTCAGCGAGTTTCGAGAGGGCGAGGTTCAGTTTATCGATATCGGATTGCGTTCGAGGCTCAATGGCGATAGCCATCACCGGCAGCGGGAACACCATCGTTTCTAAGGTGATATGTGCCTTCGGATCGCAGAGCGTATCCCCCGTTGAGAGGTCTTTTAACCCGATGACTGCGGCGATGTCGCCTGAGTGAACAGCTTGGTGTTCTTCCCGTTTGTTGGCGTGCATCTGCATTAACCGCCCGATCCGCTCGTGTTTTCCAGTTGTACTGTTGTAGAGGGTATCGCCTTTCTGGAGGATACCAGAATACACCCGTAAGTAGGTAAGTTTGCCAACGTGGGGATCCGTCATGATTTTGAACGCCAATGCACAGAAGGGTTCACTATCCTTTGCGGCACGTGTTTCCTCTTCTTCAGTCTTCGGATTAAAGCCTACCACAGGCGGCACATCGGTGGGTGCCGGTAGGTAGGAAACAATCGCGTCTAAGAGCGGTTGGACACCTTTATTTTTCAGAGCCGTGCCGCAAAGAACAGGGACGACCTTTCCATTAAGAACAGCGTTTCGTATGCCCGCTTTAATCTCTTCAGGTGAAATTTTGACACCATCCAAGTATTTAAACATAAGGGCATCGTCGTGATCGGCGATAGCCTCTAACAGCTGCTCTCGATATTCGGTCACCATGTCCTCCATTTCTCTGGGGATGTCTGTTTCTTGGATGACAGTGCCATCGCTGCCGGCATCTGTTCCGACATTCCAGATCTGCCCCTTCATGGAGATGAGGTCAACGATTCCTGTGAATTGTTCTGCCGACCCGATAGGAAGTTGCACGGGGATCGCTGGGGCACCGAGGCGTTCTTCCATCATCTCAACCGTTCGGAAGAAATCGGCACCGGTTCGATCCATTTTGTTGACGAATGCGATTCGCGGTATATCGTATTTATCTGCTTGTCTCCAAACAGTTTCAGATTGCGGTTCAACGCCGCCAACTGCACAAAAAACTGCGACTGCGCCGTCGAGGACGCGAAGTGAACGTTCGACTTCGACGGTAAAGTCGATATGCCCCGGTGTATCAATGATATTGATTTGGTGTTTTTTCCACTGACAGGTTGTTGCAGCGGCAGTAATCGTAATGCCGCGTTCCTGTTCTTGCACCATCCAATCCATGGCAGTGGTGCCATCGTCCACATCCCCGATCCGATAGAGTTTACCGGTATAATAGAGAATGCGTTCGGTGACAGTGGTCTTCCCGGCATCAATGTGTGCCATGACACCGATATTTCGCATGTGGGGCAATTCTAAGCGTTGGGGGTTGCTATTTTTTTTCTCCGCCACGATTGGACGACTCCTTTTTTGTGTTAACGCTTCGGCTCTCAGCCGTAACGCATTTTTTACCATCGATAATGTGCGAAAGCTCGGTTCGCTTCTGCCATTCGATGCTGATCCATTTTTCTGCGAATCGCGCCACCTTCGTTCTGAGATGCTTCAAGTATTTCACCTGCGAGACGTTCTGCCATCCGTCTTTCGCCGCGCGAGCGAGCAGATTGAATAATCCAACTAAAAGCCAATCGCTGTTTCCGTTCTGCTTTTACATCAACAGGCACTTGATAGGTCTGGCTGCCTACACGCCGGGGTCTAATTTCTAACACGGGTTTGACATTGTTGATTGCTTGACGGAACACGGCGAAACCATCTTCCTTCGCCCGGGATTCAATGATCTCAAAACTCTCATATAAGATGGATTGCGCAGTGCTTTTCTTGCCATCTAACATGAGGCTATTGATGAATTTTGACACCAGCTTGCTGTTATATTTCGCGTCAGGATTGACATCCCGCTTGCTGATGTTTCCACGTCTCGGCATCTACTCTTCCTCCGTTTTTTAAGCCGGTTTCCGTGCGCCATATTTTGAACGACCTTGACGACGGTTATCGACACCTGCCGTATCCAATTTGCCGCGGACGATGTGGTAGCGGACATTAGAGAGGTCTTTGACTCTCCCGCCTCGGACTAAAACGACTGAGTGTTCTTGCAGATTGTGATCAATCCCCGGAATGTAACAGGTAGCTTCGTAGCCAGAGGTGAACCGCACTCGAGCGACTTTACGCAATGCCGAATTCGGTTTGTTCGGCGTTACTGTTTTCACTTGTAAGCAGATACCGCGTCGCTGAGGACACTGCTCGAGTACCGGAGATTTTGTCTTTTTCCGGGACTTTTTGCGCGGTTTCTTGATTAATTGATTAATTGTTGGCATTTCGGACCTCCGCGATGATATATCTATGGGTTTCTGATAAAAAGAAAAAAGCCCCGCGCGGGGCATTGTAACTTCAACACATTAACGCTGAATTTTAGGTACGACGTTAGAATGTTTCCGTAGTTGCCCCCTCGTTTCTAAAAAGATTGATTAGGGTTTCCAAAACTAATATTATACACAATAAATTGGGCTGTGTCAAATTTATTTTGAAAAAAAAGCGAAAAAGATTGGAATTCTGCGAATTTTCTACTTTTTTACCACTTTTCCGCCTAAAATAACGGTTTGAACGCTCAAATTTTCGTCAACAATAACGATATCTGCCGTTTTACCGGTTGCAATTGAACCCACCGAATCTGCAACGCCTAAATTCTGCGCGGGCGTTAAAGTCGCCATCGTTAAAGCGGCTTCTATGGAATGTCCCCAGTTGATGACGTTACGGACACCCTCCATCAATGTAATTGTCGCACCCGCGAGGCGTTCTGTGGGTTTTCCTACATCTAACCACATCGCTCCGTTGCGAATGTATTTCTCGGTCCTATGCCGCTCAAAGGTTGTGTCGTGTTGGGAAATCGCATCTTCATTGAGGCGATAGGCATCCAGCTCGGGGAGGTATGTTGCCGAGGTTTGCCATTCTTCTGTGGGGACACCGGCGAGTTCTGTGCAGTCTGTAATTAACCCAACGGCGTGAATGCCTTTTTGTTGAATGAGGGTATTTCCCCAAAAAGGATGGACATGGTGCTCATCGACGATGAGTTCTGCGTGGATGTCTGGATGGGAAAGGACTGCTTCAATGGCGCCGAGGGTGCGGTGGTGCAGCCCACTCATACCGTTGTAAGTATGGGTGGCGCGTGTCACGCCCGCGTCAATCGCATCGATTGCCTGTTGATATGTGGCGTTTGTGTGTCCCATCGCAATAACGATGTTGTTATAAGCATCTGCTTTAAAGGCTGCGAGATGCTTGATAAACTGCAGATTGTCATCGTTTTCTGGTGCGACGGAGATTACCTTTAAAGTCGCATCGGAAGCTGCCCACATTGCATGGAATTCTTCGAAGTTCGGGGGTGTAATGTATTTTGCGTTCTGTGCCCCGTTTTTGGCGAGACTCCCGAATTTTCCTTCCACGTAGGCCCCTAAAATCCGAGAACCGTCCGCTATAGGTTCGTCAACGACGTGTGCAATAGCGGTTAAGGCATTGTTGATTTGGGTCATGCTGCCCGAGGAGATTCCCAGCACCAACGAGGTAACACCGCTGCGCGCATGGGCTCGTGTGATTGTCGCAACGTCTTCAACGTGACCCGTCATGCTATCATAGCCACCGCCGCCGTGCACCAACCCATCAATCAATCCGGGAATGACGAGGCATCCAGCCGCATCGATGGTCTCTCCCGATGGCTGCAGGGCTTCTGAGGTTATCGTTGAAATTTTGTCGTCTTGAATGACGATGCTTCCCTCTCCATGATGCACGGGAGTGTAGATGTCGCCATTCAGAATTGTAAGGGTTTCCATGTCTCCAAAATGCCTTGAATTTTTTCCTATATCTGTTCCGCCACCCACAAGATACTTTGCGCGAGGACTCTTAAAAAGGGTTCTACTTCAAAATCTTTCTGGTGCCCTAATGAAGTATAACAGATACGTCCGCCATTATGCAAACGCGTCCATGCGACAGGCTCTGAATGTTCGTCCGTGTGTCCCATCAAGAGTAGAGAGGTATCGTCGCGAAGTGAGGGACTTTTATAGAGGCTACCATAACAGTCAAACGCTGAAATGCCGTTCAGGATGGGATGTTCCGTATCAATCAATTCCACCTGCGTGGGAGGTCCTTCACCGTAATGCCCTTGATAGTCGCCCCCGAGCACGGTTTTATCGAATTCCAACCAGTTTTGATAGGCGTGGCTGGCTGTCCTGACCCCAACGAGCGGTCTGCCTTGTTCGCAGTAGGCTTGAAATTGTTTCAGTGAGACACCCGCTGTGTTCAGACGGCGTGTGAAAACCAATAACGCATCTGCATCCGCTAACGCTCCTAAAGAGGGATCGTGATCTTCTGAATTGTAGACGACTAAATTCGCGTGGATCGGATAGTGTTTTTCTACGAACGTTTTGAAAATCGTCAAAGATGCCTCGGAGTCGTACTCAAAGGAACCGGAAAGCATACACACATTAAGCACGGAACGCCTCCTATTTTCTTTCTAAAAACAAAAAACTATAAGGGTAAGGATTTTTCTCGTCAGGTTCGCCATCGATGCGTTTTACTTCTTGCCACGCTTCGGTATTGAACGCCGGAAAATAGACATCGCCTTTGAACGTAGCATGGATCTGTGTAAGGTAAAGTCGGTTTGCGTGCGGTAAGAAAGCTTCGTAGATAGGGGCGCCACCGCATATCATGAGCTCCTCTGTCCCTGCACAAAGTTTTAGGATTTCTTCTACCGAGTGTGCCACGATGCACCCTTTCGGTGCCGCGTAGGTGGTGTTTCGCGTGAGAATAATATTCCGCCGCTTGCCGAGAGGGCGTTTCAGGGTTTCAAAGGTTTTGCGTCCCATAACGACGGGCTTCCCAATAGTCATATCGCGAAAATGCCGCCGGTCCACTGGCATCTGCCAAGGGATATCCGGTCCGTTCCCGATGAGTCTATTTTGATCCATTGCGGCAATCATTGAAACTACCATTTTAAGGCTCGACTCCTTCTTCCTGTTTTCCTGCTCGTATCCCACTCAAGACGCGTTCGGCAAAATGGATGACTGTCTCTTTTACCATACGGGGGACGAGTTTGATCTGTTTTTCCTGTTCCCATTCGATCTTAAATTCTTCGGCAGTTACAAGCTCGTTAATCCCTGTCTCGATGGCCGCTACATCGACTTCAAACTGTTCGACGAATTCCGTGAGGTCCAGCGGTTCTTCGGTTTGAAAAGCAAGAACTTCTATCCAGAGCCACATGCCCAACCGTCGTGTGAAGTGGGACAGATTTTCAGTGGTATCCACCAGACGCGTAATGGATGCAAAGCAGTAGGCTGCGTGATGTGGGTAATTGATGATAATCTCTTCAAACTCCTCAAAAGCAACATGAATGAGAAATCCTGCTTCCTCTGCCAGCGTCAGTTCGTCTGAGACTGCGGAATTGCCGTTCTGTTGAGAGGGATCGGAATTGCCTTGATTTTGCTTTTTCTTTGTCATAGTTTCCTTAGTTCGTAGCATTGGAAGATACGCGGAAATACGCGATGAAAATCTCCGGCGTTTTGCCAACGCCTAAGCACGTTACGTATTCGTGGGGCTCTATCTTTGCAATAGGCATTTGTTCGATCCAATTGTCGGGCAGCCGAATCCCTTTTTCACTTATTCCACCGCCGATGTATCCGCTTCCTGCTTGGGCATGGTTGAACCATGTTGTTCTCGGTTTACCGGGACTATGCCAATATGCCGTGATCCTGTCACCTGACCGAAAGATTTCTGCCTGTGTAAAATTGCCCGGAGCATTATCACCAAGATTGCGAAGGTATCTATCTGGTCGAGAGGACATAAAGACGCAAACAGAGGGGACTATCTGTGGTGATTGTTGCCATTTCCCGTCAATCCACTTCCACATGATATGCGTCTTAAATGGAAACTCCGGGGCGGATTCCATCGTAGGGTGCGCCATGATATGGAAGATCGCAAGTTCGTTCAGTCTGCTTATCCCCTTAACCTCAAGCGTTTCGTGGTTTTCTATGATTGCGATAGATTTCTGCTGCCAAGCCCCAATTGGAATCGATAAATTCCTTGTTACCCGCTGTTTATCCATATCGATGTCCAATTCCAAGACGTTATCCTTGAGTTCAAAATTGGCGATTTCTGAATCCGCTGGCAGCACCCAATAAAGGGTTATCATGTCTGCTAAGCGCGAAATTGCGTATTCATTTTCGTTGGATTTCCCGCAACTTGCAAGTAGCAATCCGATGAGACTTATCAAAACTATCCGCATTTTCATTGGGAACCTCCATTGTAGTGCGGTGCCTCGAGAATTCTACACAATCATAGGCGCGTAAATAGCCTCGTGGTGTTGATAGTCTATCAATTGAATATGTTGCATCTTGAACGCGTCAATCGACTTGATTTTTGGATTCAGTTCGAGTTGTGGGAGCGGGTAAGGTTTCCGCTCTAATTGGGTTTGGACGGCTTCAAGGTGCTCGTGATAGATATGAGCATCGCCTAAGGTGTGGATGAATTCATGCGGCGTAAAGCCTGTTACCTGCGCAACCATGTGTAGGAGGAGTGCATACGAGGCGATGTTAAACGGGACCCCTAAGAACATATCACAACTCGGTTGATACATCTGGAGCGACAACTTCCCGTCTGCCACGACGAATTGGAAACACATGTGGCAAGGGGTCAATGCCATTTCGTCTAATTCCGCCGGATTCCATGCTGTAACAATATGTTTGCGGCTATGCGGGTTGGTCTGAAGTTGTTCGATGACGCTACCTAACTGATCAATCGTGCCATTTTCTGTTTTCCACCGTCGCCATTGGACACCGTATATGCGTCCGAGGTAACCGTCGCGTCCCCATACCTCAGCGTTTGCATCCCAAATTTGTGTGCCGAGTTTTTGAAACTGATCGACGTGGTCGTAGCCGCGCAGGAAACCCAGAAGTTCTGCTTTTACCGACCGGAACGCGAGTTTTTTGGTGGTTACGGCGGGAAACCCGTCTTCCATGTTGTAGCGCATTTGCATACCGAAGAGTGCGCGGGTTACACCATTTCTACCCTCGCGGTCGATACCGGTATCGAATACTTGTCGAAGTCCATCTATGTATTGTTCCATGA is a window from the Candidatus Poribacteria bacterium genome containing:
- a CDS encoding amidohydrolase family protein, yielding METLTILNGDIYTPVHHGEGSIVIQDDKISTITSEALQPSGETIDAAGCLVIPGLIDGLVHGGGGYDSMTGHVEDVATITRAHARSGVTSLVLGISSGSMTQINNALTAIAHVVDEPIADGSRILGAYVEGKFGSLAKNGAQNAKYITPPNFEEFHAMWAASDATLKVISVAPENDDNLQFIKHLAAFKADAYNNIVIAMGHTNATYQQAIDAIDAGVTRATHTYNGMSGLHHRTLGAIEAVLSHPDIHAELIVDEHHVHPFWGNTLIQQKGIHAVGLITDCTELAGVPTEEWQTSATYLPELDAYRLNEDAISQHDTTFERHRTEKYIRNGAMWLDVGKPTERLAGATITLMEGVRNVINWGHSIEAALTMATLTPAQNLGVADSVGSIATGKTADIVIVDENLSVQTVILGGKVVKK
- a CDS encoding ThuA domain-containing protein, whose amino-acid sequence is MLNVCMLSGSFEYDSEASLTIFKTFVEKHYPIHANLVVYNSEDHDPSLGALADADALLVFTRRLNTAGVSLKQFQAYCEQGRPLVGVRTASHAYQNWLEFDKTVLGGDYQGHYGEGPPTQVELIDTEHPILNGISAFDCYGSLYKSPSLRDDTSLLLMGHTDEHSEPVAWTRLHNGGRICYTSLGHQKDFEVEPFLRVLAQSILWVAEQI
- a CDS encoding 30S ribosomal protein S12, giving the protein MPTINQLIKKPRKKSRKKTKSPVLEQCPQRRGICLQVKTVTPNKPNSALRKVARVRFTSGYEATCYIPGIDHNLQEHSVVLVRGGRVKDLSNVRYHIVRGKLDTAGVDNRRQGRSKYGARKPA
- a CDS encoding dihydrofolate reductase, with the translated sequence MVVSMIAAMDQNRLIGNGPDIPWQMPVDRRHFRDMTIGKPVVMGRKTFETLKRPLGKRRNIILTRNTTYAAPKGCIVAHSVEEILKLCAGTEELMICGGAPIYEAFLPHANRLYLTQIHATFKGDVYFPAFNTEAWQEVKRIDGEPDEKNPYPYSFLFLERK
- the fusA gene encoding elongation factor G; its protein translation is MVKNALRLRAEALTQKRSRPIVAEKKNSNPQRLELPHMRNIGVMAHIDAGKTTVTERILYYTGKLYRIGDVDDGTTAMDWMVQEQERGITITAAATTCQWKKHQINIIDTPGHIDFTVEVERSLRVLDGAVAVFCAVGGVEPQSETVWRQADKYDIPRIAFVNKMDRTGADFFRTVEMMEERLGAPAIPVQLPIGSAEQFTGIVDLISMKGQIWNVGTDAGSDGTVIQETDIPREMEDMVTEYREQLLEAIADHDDALMFKYLDGVKISPEEIKAGIRNAVLNGKVVPVLCGTALKNKGVQPLLDAIVSYLPAPTDVPPVVGFNPKTEEEETRAAKDSEPFCALAFKIMTDPHVGKLTYLRVYSGILQKGDTLYNSTTGKHERIGRLMQMHANKREEHQAVHSGDIAAVIGLKDLSTGDTLCDPKAHITLETMVFPLPVMAIAIEPRTQSDIDKLNLALSKLAEEDPTFKVHQDSETGQTLLSGMGELHLEIIVDRLVREFNVSANVGNPQVAYRETIRKAVKSRKRFVRQSGGRGQFGDVTIEVEPLEKGSGFEFIDETKGGVIPQEYIPAVQKGIENAMNIGVLAGYPVVDVLVRLVDGSHHAVDSSEMAFSIAGSMAFKDALKRATPMLLEPIMDVEVIVPDEYLGKVIGDLNSRRSQIRETETQAKSRIQVIRVDVPLSEMFGYVKTLRSLTQGRANYSMEFAHYNEVPTSVMEDLISSANR
- the rpsJ gene encoding 30S ribosomal protein S10, which encodes MDNQKIRIRLKAFDYRLLDLSSKQIAETAKRTGAAVSGPIPLPTKKHIYTVQRSTFKDKKSREQFEMRIHKRLLDILETTPKTVHALMGLDLPAGVDVKITLL
- the tuf gene encoding elongation factor Tu, yielding MAKETFERTKPHVNVGTIGHVDHGKTTLTAAITMVLSKLADADYVMEYDEIDKAPEEKERGITINTAHVEYETDNRHYAHVDCPGHADYIKNMITGAAQMDGAILVVSAADGPMPQTREHVLLARQVNVPSLVVFLNKADMVDDEELLELVELEVRELLSDYDFPGDDIPIVIGSALDAMESGGDPGHEACQPILELMAAVDEYIPEPVRDTDRPFLMPIEDIFTISGRGTVVTGRVERGTVEIGNTVEIVGLRETQDTVVTGVEMFNKSLNEGQAGDNLGALLRGVERDDVERGQVLAIPGTVTPHTQFEAEAYILTKDEGGRWNPFFSGYRPQFYFRTTDVTGEMNLPEGIEMIMPGDNAQITVKLSKPIAMEEQLRFAIREGGQTVGAGVVSKIIE
- the rplD gene encoding 50S ribosomal protein L4, with protein sequence MSTLDVHNISGGVLREKELADAFTEAEVNGPVIHQCVVAYLANQRQGTASTKTRSEVKGSGRKLYRQKGTGRARVGHAKAPNRVHGGVAFGPKPRSYRQATPKRVRHLGLHSALADRFQNQQCILVEDFTLEKPRTKDIVNMLKAVNAEGKVLLVLNEHCSNINLSVRNIPQVNSCIWNHLNVYQVMWHDTLIITENAAEQLESKFLAT
- a CDS encoding thymidylate synthase, with the translated sequence MEQYIDGLRQVFDTGIDREGRNGVTRALFGMQMRYNMEDGFPAVTTKKLAFRSVKAELLGFLRGYDHVDQFQKLGTQIWDANAEVWGRDGYLGRIYGVQWRRWKTENGTIDQLGSVIEQLQTNPHSRKHIVTAWNPAELDEMALTPCHMCFQFVVADGKLSLQMYQPSCDMFLGVPFNIASYALLLHMVAQVTGFTPHEFIHTLGDAHIYHEHLEAVQTQLERKPYPLPQLELNPKIKSIDAFKMQHIQLIDYQHHEAIYAPMIV
- the rpsG gene encoding 30S ribosomal protein S7, with the protein product MPRRGNISKRDVNPDAKYNSKLVSKFINSLMLDGKKSTAQSILYESFEIIESRAKEDGFAVFRQAINNVKPVLEIRPRRVGSQTYQVPVDVKAERKQRLAFSWIIQSARSRGERRMAERLAGEILEASQNEGGAIRRKMDQHRMAEANRAFAHYRW
- a CDS encoding 50S ribosomal protein L3; the encoded protein is MVNGIIGRKIGMTQVFEDSGKAVPVTVIQAGPCPIVQLKTQEKDGYQAVQLGFGEQKESRMNRPKRGHFAKADVEPTFVLREFRVQSLDDVSVGSIVDASVFSEGELVDVTGTSKGRGFSGVVRRWNFAGGRKSHGGEQDLRRPGSIGASATPSRVFKGKRMAGRHGAKRHTVQNLSVIQADPERNLLVVKGAVPGPPNGLLLVRKASKSLI